A region of Acidobacteriota bacterium DNA encodes the following proteins:
- the rny gene encoding ribonuclease Y has translation MKGYLIELLIALAVGFGFFLTWYLVRKYKINEIIKEAKKKAEQIIEEAKREGETLKKEAALEAREQMIALKAETEEQLRIRRRELQSYERRLQQREEQLERKNYQLEVKERDLREKEKRISYNAQKIAKMEQRYNRLIREQEEQLERISGMSVEEAKEALMKIIEEDAKKEAAKIVKSIEEEAREQGLAKAKEIIAQAIQRCASEHVVETTVSVVDLPNDDMKGRIIGREGRNIRALEMATGIDLIIDDTPEAVIISSFDPLRREIAKVSLERLIADGRIHPARIEEVVEKVKAEFEEKMKKEGETAALDLGIQEVHPELLKLLGKLYYRTSYGQNTLQHSKEVAILAGLMAVELGADVQVAKRGGLLHDIGKAIDRETEGTHTKLGVDILKRYGEDPRVIHCVEAHHSDVEPQTIEAVLVQAADTLSAARPGARREILENYIKRLEKLESIADSYHGVSKAYAIQAGREVRIIVESDKVTDDEAIWLSKDIARRIERELDYPGEIKVTVIRETRAIDYAK, from the coding sequence GTGAAGGGTTACTTGATAGAACTACTAATCGCACTAGCAGTAGGTTTTGGCTTTTTTCTCACTTGGTACTTAGTGAGAAAATACAAGATAAACGAGATCATAAAGGAAGCGAAGAAAAAAGCAGAACAGATAATCGAAGAAGCAAAAAGAGAAGGAGAAACCTTAAAGAAAGAAGCTGCCCTCGAAGCGAGGGAGCAGATGATAGCTTTGAAAGCTGAAACCGAGGAACAACTTAGAATAAGAAGGAGAGAGCTCCAAAGCTATGAGAGGAGGCTTCAGCAACGCGAAGAGCAATTGGAGCGGAAGAATTACCAGCTTGAAGTCAAAGAGCGGGATTTGCGGGAAAAAGAGAAACGAATCTCTTACAATGCTCAAAAAATAGCCAAGATGGAGCAGAGATACAACCGTCTCATCCGAGAACAAGAAGAGCAATTGGAGCGGATTTCGGGAATGAGCGTGGAGGAAGCAAAAGAAGCGTTGATGAAGATCATAGAGGAAGACGCGAAAAAGGAAGCAGCGAAGATAGTAAAAAGCATCGAAGAAGAAGCAAGGGAACAGGGGCTCGCTAAGGCGAAGGAGATAATTGCCCAAGCAATCCAGCGTTGTGCTTCAGAACATGTAGTGGAGACGACCGTATCGGTAGTGGACCTTCCCAATGACGATATGAAGGGGAGGATCATTGGTCGTGAGGGAAGAAACATCAGAGCTTTAGAGATGGCTACCGGAATTGATCTAATAATAGACGACACACCGGAAGCGGTGATCATATCGAGCTTCGATCCTCTTCGTCGGGAGATAGCTAAGGTATCTCTCGAAAGGCTTATCGCCGATGGGAGGATACATCCCGCCCGAATCGAGGAGGTGGTGGAAAAGGTAAAAGCTGAGTTCGAAGAAAAGATGAAAAAGGAAGGAGAGACCGCAGCACTCGATCTCGGGATCCAAGAGGTCCATCCGGAACTGCTCAAACTATTGGGCAAACTTTATTACCGCACCTCCTATGGTCAAAATACCCTTCAGCATTCTAAAGAGGTAGCCATTTTAGCTGGCTTGATGGCGGTGGAGCTTGGGGCAGATGTTCAGGTAGCGAAACGGGGAGGGCTTCTGCACGATATAGGGAAGGCAATAGATCGAGAAACCGAGGGGACTCATACCAAGTTGGGAGTGGACATCTTAAAGCGATATGGAGAGGACCCCCGGGTGATCCACTGTGTTGAGGCACACCATTCCGATGTCGAACCCCAAACAATAGAGGCGGTATTGGTCCAGGCTGCAGACACCCTTTCCGCTGCCCGTCCCGGTGCTAGGCGGGAGATATTGGAAAACTATATCAAGCGGTTGGAAAAACTTGAGAGTATTGCCGATTCTTACCATGGGGTATCAAAAGCTTACGCCATCCAGGCAGGAAGAGAGGTTCGAATAATAGTCGAGAGCGATAAGGTAACTGACGATGAGGCAATCTGGCTCTCCAAAGATATCGCCCGGCGGATAGAAAGGGAACTCGATTATCCCGGCGAGATCAAAGTCACCGTGATACGGGAGACAAGGGCGATAGATTATGCTAAATGA
- a CDS encoding TIGR00282 family metallophosphoesterase gives MNILFIGDIMGKPGRRALKEQFQKLIDEFNIDFTIVNVENAAGGFGITPKIAEEFLSLGANVLTSGNHIWDRREIYEYLEKEPRLLRPENYPPESPGKGIYLGKAADGNLIGVVNLLGKTFMRCFECPFRAAERITSELKEITNIVVVDFHAEATSEKVAMGWFLDGRVSAVIGTHTHVQTADERVLPGGTAYITDVGMTGPHDSVIGIKKEIAIERFLTYLPNRFEVAKGDVRLSAVVIEIDTETGLSRTIKKIQYPIASKTEQEGNEGL, from the coding sequence ATGAATATCCTCTTTATAGGCGACATAATGGGAAAACCGGGGAGGCGTGCTCTAAAAGAGCAATTCCAAAAGCTGATCGACGAGTTCAATATAGACTTCACCATAGTGAATGTAGAAAATGCTGCTGGTGGCTTTGGGATAACCCCCAAAATAGCTGAGGAGTTTCTTTCCTTGGGAGCGAATGTCCTCACTTCGGGTAATCACATCTGGGATCGACGAGAGATATACGAGTACCTGGAAAAGGAACCGAGACTCCTCAGGCCGGAAAACTACCCCCCAGAGAGCCCAGGGAAGGGGATCTATTTAGGTAAAGCGGCTGATGGAAATCTGATAGGAGTAGTAAATTTGCTTGGCAAAACCTTTATGCGCTGTTTCGAATGTCCCTTTCGGGCAGCAGAGCGAATCACCTCGGAGCTAAAGGAGATAACCAACATCGTGGTAGTCGATTTCCACGCTGAGGCGACTTCGGAGAAGGTAGCTATGGGGTGGTTTCTCGATGGGCGGGTCAGCGCAGTGATCGGCACTCATACCCATGTTCAGACCGCTGATGAGCGGGTGCTGCCCGGAGGAACCGCTTACATCACCGATGTAGGTATGACCGGACCCCACGATTCAGTAATCGGAATAAAGAAGGAAATAGCTATCGAGAGGTTTCTCACCTATCTTCCCAATCGATTTGAGGTGGCTAAGGGGGATGTTCGACTCTCGGCAGTGGTTATCGAGATCGACACAGAAACCGGGCTTTCCCGAACGATTAAAAAAATCCAATATCCTATAGCTTCCAAAACCGAGCAAGAGGGAAACGAGGGATTATAG
- a CDS encoding exodeoxyribonuclease VII large subunit: MEDLPGWERKIYSVSELNRLVRFQLETEFPNIFVEGEISNLRSPISGHLYFTLKDEFSQLKAVMFRSYTELLRFVPEDGMKVIAQGTLTLYEPRGEYQLNVSLLEPKGIGALQLALEQLKRKLKAEGLFDEKHKKKIPLYPKKIGIITSPTGAAIRDILRIIKRRFAEVEILIFPTRVQGEEAAREIAFAIEYMNTRDDIDVLILARGGGSFEDLLPFNDETVARKIFASRIPVISAVGHEIDYTIADMVADLRAPTPSAAAELVVRNKEEVIENLRSLEQRLINSFSYILEIKRRKTTELMNRPALLSLPGTLSQYLQRVDELHYRLSANLEGFIHTIQTRLSLANKGLRRIDLKRMIGEKRKEIQLYLTKISNLTEGSFREKEKVISTLGGKLESLNPTAILNRGYAICTKSKEEKPLLAASQVKSGERVNVRLSLGKLGCTVEETFLGEG; encoded by the coding sequence ATGGAAGACCTTCCCGGATGGGAGAGGAAAATATATTCCGTCTCCGAGTTAAATAGACTGGTTCGTTTTCAACTTGAGACTGAGTTTCCCAATATCTTTGTCGAAGGGGAGATATCCAATCTCCGTTCCCCCATATCAGGACATCTCTATTTCACCTTGAAAGATGAATTTTCCCAACTAAAGGCGGTTATGTTTCGAAGTTACACCGAACTCCTCCGGTTCGTACCAGAAGATGGGATGAAGGTCATCGCTCAGGGAACCCTCACCCTTTATGAGCCGAGGGGAGAATATCAACTGAATGTATCCCTTCTCGAGCCAAAAGGGATAGGTGCTCTTCAGCTCGCCTTGGAACAGCTAAAAAGAAAGCTAAAAGCAGAGGGATTGTTCGATGAAAAGCACAAGAAAAAGATCCCCCTTTATCCTAAGAAGATCGGGATCATAACCTCCCCCACCGGTGCCGCCATAAGGGACATCTTGAGGATAATCAAGCGAAGATTCGCTGAGGTCGAAATTTTAATCTTCCCTACCCGGGTTCAGGGAGAGGAGGCGGCAAGGGAGATAGCCTTTGCCATCGAGTATATGAATACGAGGGATGATATTGATGTTCTCATCTTAGCAAGGGGTGGTGGCTCTTTCGAAGATCTGCTTCCGTTCAACGATGAGACCGTTGCCCGAAAGATATTCGCCTCTCGCATCCCAGTGATATCAGCGGTAGGACATGAGATAGACTATACCATCGCCGATATGGTCGCCGATCTACGCGCCCCTACCCCATCTGCTGCTGCCGAGCTGGTGGTTAGAAATAAAGAGGAGGTCATTGAAAATCTAAGAAGCCTCGAACAGCGGTTGATAAACTCCTTCTCATACATCCTCGAAATTAAGCGAAGAAAAACGACTGAGCTTATGAACCGCCCTGCCCTCCTTTCGCTGCCTGGCACCCTTAGTCAGTATCTCCAGCGGGTAGATGAGCTTCACTATCGTCTATCTGCCAATCTCGAGGGTTTCATCCATACAATACAAACCCGTCTCTCCTTAGCCAATAAGGGATTAAGGAGGATAGACCTCAAACGGATGATAGGTGAAAAACGAAAAGAGATTCAGCTTTATCTCACGAAGATATCGAACCTTACCGAGGGTTCCTTCAGGGAAAAGGAGAAAGTTATCAGTACCTTGGGGGGGAAATTGGAGAGCCTTAACCCAACCGCTATCTTAAACCGAGGATATGCCATCTGCACCAAATCAAAAGAAGAAAAGCCGCTTCTCGCCGCCTCCCAAGTGAAGTCAGGGGAAAGGGTCAATGTAAGGCTCTCTTTGGGCAAACTCGGTTGTACCGTTGAGGAAACCTTTCTTGGGGAAGGCTAA
- a CDS encoding exodeoxyribonuclease VII small subunit, whose translation MSNKKKEKSFEDALKRLEEIVALLEKGGLSLEESLSLFEEGVNLSRFLHKKLKEAERKVEILKQTETGDFTEAPFEEGIEEEE comes from the coding sequence ATGAGTAATAAAAAGAAAGAAAAGAGCTTCGAAGATGCTTTAAAAAGACTGGAAGAAATAGTCGCCCTCCTTGAAAAAGGGGGGCTAAGTCTTGAGGAATCCCTCTCCCTCTTCGAGGAAGGGGTTAACCTCTCCCGTTTCCTCCATAAAAAGCTGAAGGAGGCGGAAAGGAAAGTGGAGATACTAAAGCAGACCGAAACTGGCGATTTTACCGAAGCCCCATTCGAAGAAGGGATAGAGGAGGAAGAATAG
- a CDS encoding polyprenyl synthetase family protein, whose protein sequence is MNLASYLASKKEKIDRTLDTILPKPDEYPEIIHRAMRYSVFAGGKRLRPILALASAEAVGGKEEEILPIACSLELIHTYSLIHDDLPAMDNDDFRRGKPTSHRVFGEAIAILAGDALLTLAFEQLAAVPEDLVPPKRKIKVIKEIASASGSRGMVGGQVVDIESEGKKVNLPTVTYIHQAKTGRLITASVRIGGIVAGATPSQLDALSVYGENVGLAFQIIDDILDITGSKEKLGKEVAKDAIRGKATYPGVVGIAEAKKRAFEAAEEAIKALSQFGEAARPLREIAKFIISRET, encoded by the coding sequence ATGAATTTAGCTTCCTATCTGGCATCAAAAAAAGAAAAAATAGACAGGACTCTTGACACTATATTACCCAAGCCAGATGAGTACCCCGAGATCATCCACCGGGCGATGCGGTACTCGGTCTTTGCCGGAGGGAAAAGACTCCGTCCTATCCTCGCCCTCGCCTCCGCCGAGGCGGTCGGCGGTAAGGAGGAAGAAATACTCCCCATCGCCTGTTCCCTGGAATTGATCCATACCTACTCCCTCATCCATGATGACCTCCCAGCGATGGATAACGACGACTTCCGCCGAGGGAAGCCAACCTCCCACCGGGTTTTCGGCGAAGCAATAGCCATCTTAGCTGGCGATGCCCTTTTAACCCTTGCCTTCGAACAGTTGGCGGCAGTTCCAGAAGATCTGGTACCCCCCAAAAGAAAGATAAAAGTAATAAAAGAGATAGCTTCTGCCTCCGGTAGCCGAGGAATGGTGGGAGGACAGGTGGTCGATATCGAATCTGAGGGGAAAAAGGTAAACCTTCCCACTGTAACCTACATCCACCAAGCGAAAACAGGAAGATTGATCACCGCCTCGGTACGAATAGGAGGCATTGTAGCAGGTGCCACTCCCTCTCAGCTCGATGCCCTCTCCGTCTATGGAGAAAATGTTGGTCTTGCCTTCCAGATAATCGACGATATCCTCGACATCACCGGCTCCAAGGAGAAGTTGGGGAAAGAGGTTGCCAAGGACGCTATCCGAGGTAAGGCTACCTATCCTGGGGTAGTAGGTATTGCAGAAGCAAAAAAACGGGCTTTTGAAGCGGCAGAGGAAGCGATAAAGGCTCTCTCTCAATTTGGGGAGGCTGCCCGCCCCCTTAGAGAGATAGCAAAGTTCATTATCTCCCGGGAGACATAA
- a CDS encoding 1-deoxy-D-xylulose-5-phosphate synthase has product MEKRMLEKINSPQDLKKLSINELAQLAKEIREFIIDVVSKTGGHLASNLGAVELTLALHYVFDFSKDRIIWDVGHQTYTHKIITGRREKFPTLRQYGGISGFPRREESPYDHFNTGHSSTSISAALGMAAARDYKKENHYVVAVIGDGSMTAGLALEGLNQAGYLGKNLILILNDNEMSISPNVGAISRYLHQIITGQVYNKLKEDIKTLLGFIPVFGEQMIRFAHSIEEAVKRIFVPGMLFEELGFKYIGPVKGHNLPQLIEVLNEIKKIEGPILLHITTKKGKGYPPAEKSPTLFHGASPFVIKDGTFIKKKDAPPTYTKVFGETITELAAKDKNIICITAAMPEGTGLNKFAEKFPDRFFDVGIAEQHGITFAAGLACEGLKPVAAIYSTFLQRALDEVLHDVCLMDLPVTIAMDRAGIVGDDGPTHHGLYDLSYLRSLPNIIIMAPKDENELKHMLYTAIETPHPVAIRYPRGEAVGVPLDPECKLLPIGRGEILREGKELAIFAIGHMVYPSLEAAERLSKEGIEAFVVNARFVKPLDEELISQLASKVTLVVTVEENSLLGGFGSAICELLADTNVREPRILRIGVPDEIIPHGSQHILRHRLGLDGEGIYRRISKFLKETEKNK; this is encoded by the coding sequence ATGGAGAAAAGGATGCTGGAGAAGATAAATTCGCCTCAAGACCTAAAAAAACTCTCCATAAACGAGCTTGCCCAACTTGCCAAGGAGATACGGGAATTCATCATCGATGTGGTATCGAAAACTGGAGGACATTTAGCATCAAATCTTGGTGCTGTGGAACTAACATTAGCCCTCCATTATGTTTTCGACTTCAGTAAGGATAGAATCATTTGGGATGTAGGACATCAGACCTATACTCATAAGATAATAACTGGGAGAAGGGAAAAGTTCCCCACCTTAAGGCAATATGGAGGAATAAGCGGCTTCCCGAGAAGAGAGGAAAGTCCCTACGATCACTTCAACACGGGACACAGCAGTACTTCTATCTCAGCAGCGCTTGGGATGGCAGCTGCCAGGGATTACAAGAAAGAAAACCATTATGTGGTAGCGGTGATCGGCGATGGGTCAATGACCGCAGGTTTGGCTCTCGAAGGACTAAACCAAGCAGGGTATTTGGGGAAAAACCTGATCCTCATCCTAAACGATAACGAGATGTCCATCTCCCCCAATGTGGGTGCCATTTCGAGGTATCTCCATCAAATCATAACAGGTCAGGTTTACAACAAGCTGAAGGAAGATATTAAAACCCTCCTTGGCTTTATCCCGGTATTCGGGGAACAGATGATCCGTTTTGCTCACAGTATCGAAGAGGCGGTTAAACGGATATTCGTACCCGGTATGCTGTTTGAAGAGCTTGGTTTCAAATATATAGGACCGGTGAAAGGTCATAATCTCCCTCAACTCATAGAGGTTTTGAACGAGATAAAAAAGATAGAGGGACCAATCCTCCTCCATATAACAACCAAAAAGGGGAAAGGGTATCCTCCAGCAGAGAAGAGCCCCACCCTTTTCCATGGAGCCTCTCCCTTCGTAATAAAAGATGGGACATTTATCAAAAAGAAAGACGCTCCTCCCACTTACACCAAGGTCTTCGGTGAGACGATAACAGAATTAGCCGCCAAAGACAAAAATATCATCTGTATAACCGCAGCAATGCCAGAAGGAACTGGTCTTAACAAGTTCGCTGAGAAATTTCCCGATCGTTTCTTCGATGTAGGGATAGCGGAACAGCATGGTATAACCTTCGCTGCAGGCTTGGCCTGTGAGGGTTTGAAACCAGTGGCTGCGATATACTCTACCTTTCTCCAACGAGCGCTTGACGAGGTCCTTCACGATGTGTGCCTGATGGACCTTCCGGTTACCATCGCTATGGACCGGGCTGGTATCGTCGGCGATGACGGACCAACCCACCATGGGCTCTACGATCTCTCCTACCTCCGCTCCCTCCCCAACATAATAATCATGGCGCCCAAGGATGAAAATGAACTAAAGCATATGCTTTATACCGCCATAGAAACGCCTCATCCTGTAGCTATCAGATATCCTCGAGGAGAAGCGGTGGGGGTACCATTGGACCCTGAATGTAAACTCCTACCTATTGGACGGGGGGAAATACTTCGGGAGGGAAAGGAGTTAGCGATTTTCGCCATTGGCCATATGGTGTACCCCTCTTTGGAAGCGGCGGAACGCCTATCCAAGGAAGGAATTGAGGCTTTCGTGGTCAACGCTCGGTTTGTAAAACCCCTTGATGAGGAACTCATCTCCCAATTGGCGAGTAAGGTCACCTTGGTCGTCACTGTGGAAGAGAATTCACTTCTCGGCGGATTTGGGAGTGCAATCTGTGAACTCCTTGCAGACACCAATGTAAGAGAACCGAGGATATTACGAATTGGAGTGCCCGATGAGATAATCCCCCACGGCTCCCAGCATATCCTGCGTCATAGATTGGGGCTTGATGGGGAGGGGATCTACCGTCGAATATCAAAGTTCCTGAAAGAAACAGAAAAAAACAAATAG